The Eikenella corrodens genome segment ACCGGAAAACACCCAAAAAACAGCAACAAGTATCGCCGTGATTACCAATTGGAGATAAATTGTTGCCGCCATACATCCATCTTCATACACTAAATGTTAGCTTTTTAAATATAAGCAAAAACGCCAACAAAGTCAAGAAAAGTGTTAATTCTTGTCAAACAATATCAATATTCAAAGCCTTAAAGGCTACCTGAAAACCATGCAGACATAACTCCCAAGCACCTAAAACCTCAAGCAAGCCTTTGCTCAATCAGGTAACTTCACATCCAACTGCTGCATCAGCCGCGCAAAAGTTTCCGGGCTGTCGAAATGCAACACCACCTTACCCCGTTTGTGGTTGGCAGTTTGTACTTCCGCGCGCACACCCAGCTTTTCCGTAAGCGCCTCGTTCAGGTAACGTATATCCGGGCTGACGGTTTTCGATTTCTTCTCCTGTGGCGCCTGTTGCACCAGCTGGCTGCGCCGTTCCACCTCGCGCACCGACCAGCCGTTTTTTACCGCCTTCTGCGCCAAGGACAGCTGTTCCATCACCGGCAGCGACAACAAGGCCCGCGCGTGCCCCATTTCCAGCTGGCGTAAAAACAGCATTTCCTGCACCGGTTCGGGCAAAGCCAACAGGCGCAGGCTGTTCGACACCGCACTTCGGCTGCGCCCTACTGCCTTGGCCACGGTTTCATGCGTGAGGCCGAATTCATCCACCAAACGCTTCAAACCCTGAGCCTCTTCAATCGGATTGAGGTTTTCACGCTGGATATTTTCAATCAAGCCTATCGCCAGTGCCGCTTCGTCGCCGATGCTTTTAATCACCACCGGAATTTCGGCCAAACCCGCCAGCTGACTGGCGCGCCAACGGCGCTCGCCGGCAATCAGCTCGTATTGCGACAGGCCGTGCTCGCGCACGATAACTGGCTGAATCACGCCCTGCGCCTTAATCGAATCGGCCAGCTCCTGCAAGCCTTCGTCGTCCATTTGCGAACGAGGCTGATAGCGCCCCGGCTTGATGTCGCGCACCGGCACACTGGTCAGCCTGTCGCCGCTGCTGTCGCCCACCGCACCGGCCAACAAAGAATCCAAGCCCCGGCCGCCGAGGCCGCTTTTCGGTTTTGCCATTTATCTGTTTCCTAATCCAGTTATTTTTTCAGGTAGCCTCTAAGGTAAGAAAGAAGGCTACCTGAAAACTTTCAATTCGCGCATTTTAGCACAGCGCCCATGCCGCTAAAAATCGCCCCACAAGGCCTGCATCGCCGCCAATGCCGCCAGCGCCGCCGTTTCAGTGCGCAACACCCGTGCGCCGAGCTGCACCGCCTGAAAGCCATACGAGCGTGCCAAATCCTCTTCTTCTGCTGTCAACCCGCCTTCCGGCCCAATCAGCAACACCGAGCTTTGTACCGGCGGCAGGCTGCGCAGCGGCACACCGCCGTGCGGGCTCAACAGCAGCCGCGCGCCCGAATCGGCCGGCAGCGCAGCCAGCACCTGCGCTAAATCAACAATCGGTGCCACCGGCGGCACTTCGTTGCGCCCGCATTGCTCACAGGCCGAGATGGCAATTTCCTGCCAGCGCCGCACCTTTTTCTCCGCCCGCTCGCCCGAAAGCCGCACATTCGAACGCATGGAAACCGTCGGCACGATGCGCTTCACCCCCAATTCCGTGCCCTTCTGCACCGCAAAATCCATTTTCTCTGAAGCCGACACTGCCTGAATCAGCGTAACTGCCAGCGGCGATTCGCGCGATTCCGTGAGCAACTTATCCACCCGCGCCATCGCCTGTTTACGCCCGATTTCCAGCAATTCCGCCGCCACCGCCTGCCCCTGCCCGTCAAACAACACCAGCGGTGCACCCGCCTGCAAGCGCAGCACTTGGATATGCCGGCACACATTTTCAGGTAGCCTCAGCACCTCGCCGGCAACAAAAGTTTGCGGAACATAAAAACGCGGCATCTGTTGTTTACCCCGAAAAATGGTTAATATCCCGTTTCTATCAGAAAAGCATCGGGAAGGAAAGATTTTGCTCAACCGTTTAGCAGAACTGGTTCGCGAAGTGGCACAAACTGCCGTGATGCCGCGTTTTCTCAACGCCGCCGTCAGTACCAAAAGCGACGGTACCCGCCTCACCGAAGCCGACCTGCACGCCCAGGCCATGTTTGCCGAACGCCTGCCGCAAATCATCAACTGCCCGATGTTGGGCGAAGAAATGAGTGCCGACGAACAACACGCCATGTGGCGGCATGCCGAAACTGGGCTGTGGGTAGTCGACCCCATCGACGGTACCAACAACTTCATCAACGGCCTGCCACACTTCGCCCTCTCCGTGGCCTATATCCGCCACGGCCGCGCCCAGCTGGGTGCCATTTTCCACCCCATGATGCAGGAAATGTTCACTGCCGAACGCGGTCACGGCGCCCACCTCAACGGCCACCCTCTGCCCTTACGTAACACACCGAAAAAACTGCATGAGTCTATTGCCGGCGTGGAAGTGAAATATCTGCGCTCCGGCAAACTCGCTAGCCGCATGCAAACCCTCCACCCCTTCGGCTCGCAGCGCAGTATGGGCTCCAGCACGCTCGACTGGTGCTACCTCGCCGCCGGCCGCTACGACCTATACCTGCACGGCGGCCAAAAACTGTGGGACTACGCCGCCGGCGCCCTGATTTACGAAGAAGCCGGCGGCCGCCTGGCCACGCTGGAAGGCGACGACTTCTGGAGCGGCGAACACGTTTTCAAACGCTCCGTCATCGCCGGCCTGCAGCCCGACCTGTTTGAGCGCTGGTTGGCCTGGATTCGGGCGAATCAGTAGGCAGAAAGGCTACCTGAAACATGCTGCATACCCACACCCTCTTCCGTAATTCCAACCTATATAAAATCGAGTTCTCCCCTAGCGGACGAGATGTCGATTTACACTTCACTGATACCATCACAGGCAAAAACATCGGCCGTATCCATTGCAGTGGCATCTTGGGCATCATCTTGGAAACCAATCAGTATTTCGATTACTGCGATCCTGAAGATGGCCTGTTTCCCTATTTCGTGCCCGAACTAACCCTGACTCAATACGCAGAACACGCCGAGATCATGCTCAATGCCGGCATGTTCCTAAAAATCACCGCCGCCCAAATCACCTGTATTGAACAAGCTATGGCGGATTAAATTAGGGGCTGTCCTAGATAACCAGGAATATTCAAAATTGATTAAAATATTCCTATGAGAAAAAGTCGCCTCAGCCAGCCCGTTCAAAACAAACTGATCGAATTGTTCGTTGCAGGAGCAACCGCCCGTACTGCCGCCGAATTGGCCGGAGTCAATAAAAACACCGCTGCCTACTACTTTCACCGTTTACGCTTGCTTATCTTTAATCGTTGCGAACACTTGGAAATGTTTGATGGCGAAGTAGAAGCAGATGAAAGCTATTTTGGCGGCTGCCGCAAAGGCAAACGCGGTCGCGGAGCAGCCGGAAAAGTGGTGGTATTCGGACTGTTGAAGCGTAACGGTAAGGTTTACACCATTACCGTGGCCAATACTCAGTCGGCTACCCTGCTGCCGATTATCCGGGAGAAGGTAAGGCCGGACAGTGTGGTCTATACTGATTGCCACAGTGCCTACAATGTATTGGATGTTAGCGAGTTTAACCACTTGCGCATCAATCACCGCACCTGTTTTGCAGACAGGCAAAACCACATTAACGGGATTGAGAACTTCTGGAGTCAGGCCAAACGCCATTTGCGTAAATTCAACGGCATTCCGAAAAAGCATTTCGAACTGTATTTGAAAGAGTGCGAATGGCGATTTAACAACAATGAAATGAAATCTCAAATTGCCATGTTAAAACAAATGGTAAAAGATAGTCTAACCTAGTTATCTAGGACAGCCCCTTAAATTATTTTTCGATACAAGATGACGAGCGACGAGCATCAATCGAAGCCAACTCACCATAACCACAGGCTACCTGAAACCATCCATACCCTTTCAGGTAGCCTGTTCTCCCACAAAAAAAGCTGCCCATTAAGGCAGCTTTTCCATTTCCATCACACCGGCTTAGCGGCGGCGTTGCTGGCGGTTGCCATGAGCCGGAGTGGCTTGGCGGCTCACTTGGCAGTTTTCCAGCACAGTTGTAAGGTTTACCGGGTTGCCGGCATCATCCACACTCTGTGCCTGCAGCAGGCCGATGGCATTGGTGCGGGCCACGGTAGCGGGGGTGGCTTTGCCGGTTACCCAAATCACGCCGTTGCTGTAGTAGCTGTTTTGCTGTTGACCATTGCTGTCGTTGAGCACACGCCACAGGCCGGGGGAAACTTTATCGTTGATTTTCAGCTGCGTTACCACCAAGGTATCGCTCTTGATGCCATACATGGCGCTCACTTTTTGCTGCTGGCCGTTACCGGCTTGGCAGGTGTAGTGCACTTCTACGGTTTTGTCGATGCTGTCCACTTGGGCTACCTGAATCTTGCCAATGGCAGCAGTAGCTTCACCGTTGCCTTGCTGCGCTTGCTGACCCTGCTGGGTTTGCGGCTGATTGCCCTCAGGGGCTTTGCTGCTGGAGCAGGCGCTCAGTGCCAATACGGCGATGGCGGCGGGGATGACTAATTTGCTGTTCATAGGAACTCCTTCAATTGGTTGGGAACCGCGCTGCGATAAACTTTCAGGCAGGCACGAACAGGCCGCATTGTAACAAAAGCCCGCCATGCTTGCCCGCCTGTTCGTGTTAATAAACATTAAATCATGTGTCAACAATGCTTTAGCCGAACTTCTTGGGCTGCTTGGAGGCTACCTGAAAAATCTGCTGCGTGTCTAAATCCAGTGCGGTGAGCTGGCCGCCCCACAGCGCGCCAGTATCGATGCCGCATACCTGCTCGCCGCGATACAGGCCGAGTGCCGACCAGTGGCCGAATATAGTTTGACAGCCAAGGGTTTGCCGGTTGGGTGCGCGGAACCAGGGCATGAGGTCGGATGGCATTTCGGGCAAGGTGGCTTTATAGTCGAAATCCATGCGGCCGTCGCGGTGCAGGGCGCGCATGCGGGTGAACACATTGGTGGCAAAGCGCAGGCGTTCGGTTTCGTTATCGGCGCAGTCGCTATCGGGCTTGTTGCCATACATATGGGCAAAAAACCAATCGGGGCGGCTTTGCAGGGCGGCGGCCACTTCGGCGGCACGCTGCTGCGCGGTTTCGGCCGCCCATTGCGGCCAAATGCCGGCATGCACGATCAGGTTGTTGCCGTGTTGCAGCATCAGGGGCTGGTGCCGCAGCCAATCGAGCAGCACTTGGCGGTCGGGAGCATCGAGAATGTCGCCCACGGTATCGCTGCGCTTGAGCTTGCCGTGGCCATAGGCGATGGCTAAAAGATGTAGGTCGTGGTTGCCGAGCACGGTTCGGATGCTGCTTTCGTGCTGTTTGATGTAGCGCAGGCAGTCGAGGGATTGGGGGCCGCGGTTAACGATGTCGCCCACCAGCCAAAGGGTGTCGCGGCCATGGTTGAAGCCGATGTGGGCGAGCAGTTCTTGAAATTCGGCGAAACAGCCTTGCAGGTCGCCGATTGCGTAGTGTGCCATGATGTTTGTGTTAGGGGTTATTTATAGTGGATCGGGCAAAGCGAAAGGCTACCTGAAAACGCAAGCTGCAACAGTTTTCAGGTAGCCTCTATATGCTTAGGCGTTCAGCACCACCACGCCTTCCACTTCCACCAGTACGCCTTTAGGCAGGGCAGACACCTGCACGGCAGCGCGGGCGGGGAAGGGTTCGTGGCAGTATTCGCCCATGATTTGGTTGAAGGTGGCGAAGTTG includes the following:
- a CDS encoding ParB/RepB/Spo0J family partition protein — protein: MAKPKSGLGGRGLDSLLAGAVGDSSGDRLTSVPVRDIKPGRYQPRSQMDDEGLQELADSIKAQGVIQPVIVREHGLSQYELIAGERRWRASQLAGLAEIPVVIKSIGDEAALAIGLIENIQRENLNPIEEAQGLKRLVDEFGLTHETVAKAVGRSRSAVSNSLRLLALPEPVQEMLFLRQLEMGHARALLSLPVMEQLSLAQKAVKNGWSVREVERRSQLVQQAPQEKKSKTVSPDIRYLNEALTEKLGVRAEVQTANHKRGKVVLHFDSPETFARLMQQLDVKLPD
- a CDS encoding 16S rRNA (uracil(1498)-N(3))-methyltransferase; amino-acid sequence: MPRFYVPQTFVAGEVLRLPENVCRHIQVLRLQAGAPLVLFDGQGQAVAAELLEIGRKQAMARVDKLLTESRESPLAVTLIQAVSASEKMDFAVQKGTELGVKRIVPTVSMRSNVRLSGERAEKKVRRWQEIAISACEQCGRNEVPPVAPIVDLAQVLAALPADSGARLLLSPHGGVPLRSLPPVQSSVLLIGPEGGLTAEEEDLARSYGFQAVQLGARVLRTETAALAALAAMQALWGDF
- a CDS encoding inositol monophosphatase family protein, translating into MLNRLAELVREVAQTAVMPRFLNAAVSTKSDGTRLTEADLHAQAMFAERLPQIINCPMLGEEMSADEQHAMWRHAETGLWVVDPIDGTNNFINGLPHFALSVAYIRHGRAQLGAIFHPMMQEMFTAERGHGAHLNGHPLPLRNTPKKLHESIAGVEVKYLRSGKLASRMQTLHPFGSQRSMGSSTLDWCYLAAGRYDLYLHGGQKLWDYAAGALIYEEAGGRLATLEGDDFWSGEHVFKRSVIAGLQPDLFERWLAWIRANQ
- a CDS encoding IS1595-like element ISEco1 family transposase; the encoded protein is MRKSRLSQPVQNKLIELFVAGATARTAAELAGVNKNTAAYYFHRLRLLIFNRCEHLEMFDGEVEADESYFGGCRKGKRGRGAAGKVVVFGLLKRNGKVYTITVANTQSATLLPIIREKVRPDSVVYTDCHSAYNVLDVSEFNHLRINHRTCFADRQNHINGIENFWSQAKRHLRKFNGIPKKHFELYLKECEWRFNNNEMKSQIAMLKQMVKDSLT
- a CDS encoding symmetrical bis(5'-nucleosyl)-tetraphosphatase, with protein sequence MAHYAIGDLQGCFAEFQELLAHIGFNHGRDTLWLVGDIVNRGPQSLDCLRYIKQHESSIRTVLGNHDLHLLAIAYGHGKLKRSDTVGDILDAPDRQVLLDWLRHQPLMLQHGNNLIVHAGIWPQWAAETAQQRAAEVAAALQSRPDWFFAHMYGNKPDSDCADNETERLRFATNVFTRMRALHRDGRMDFDYKATLPEMPSDLMPWFRAPNRQTLGCQTIFGHWSALGLYRGEQVCGIDTGALWGGQLTALDLDTQQIFQVASKQPKKFG